A DNA window from uncultured Methanoregula sp. contains the following coding sequences:
- a CDS encoding ATP-binding cassette domain-containing protein yields the protein MNAIETIDLTRYYDSLCAVDHLTLSVNNEIFGLLGPNGSGKTTTVLMLTTLLRPTEGSASVCGYDTVREGENVRRQLSYVPQDMAVDIKLTGRENVLFFAHLYGIPRPNEKVDEVLAIMELTDRADDLVKNYSGGMRRRLELAQALVHEPAVLFLDEPTIGLDVAARKKIWEHIGALRNSGMTIFVTTHYMDEADQYCDRVGIVSKGRVVALGRPSELKSDLMTDVITARVTGSVTIPAIEGVRLIGQDGDEISFAAENGKEALPLIAGAFSDNGMVIRSLSLREPSLDDVFLHAVGNQDEPRSFNDQQFRTMLRRRK from the coding sequence ATGAACGCAATCGAGACAATTGACCTGACCCGGTATTACGACTCGCTCTGTGCAGTCGATCATCTCACCCTCTCGGTGAATAACGAGATCTTCGGCCTGCTGGGACCCAACGGTTCCGGGAAGACGACAACGGTGCTGATGCTCACCACTCTTCTGCGTCCGACCGAAGGGTCGGCAAGCGTCTGCGGGTACGATACGGTCCGCGAAGGGGAGAATGTCCGCCGGCAGCTCAGCTATGTACCGCAGGACATGGCAGTCGACATCAAGCTCACCGGCCGGGAGAATGTCCTCTTCTTTGCCCATCTCTACGGGATTCCCCGGCCAAATGAGAAGGTCGACGAGGTCCTCGCGATCATGGAACTCACCGACCGAGCCGACGATCTCGTCAAGAATTATTCCGGCGGCATGAGGCGGCGGCTGGAGCTCGCCCAGGCGTTGGTGCATGAGCCGGCAGTCCTCTTCCTGGACGAGCCCACGATTGGTCTTGACGTTGCGGCCAGGAAAAAGATCTGGGAGCACATCGGTGCCCTGCGCAACAGCGGCATGACCATCTTTGTCACCACGCATTACATGGACGAGGCGGACCAGTACTGCGACCGGGTCGGGATCGTGAGCAAAGGGCGGGTTGTTGCCCTCGGGCGGCCATCCGAACTGAAATCCGATCTGATGACCGACGTCATTACCGCGCGGGTCACAGGATCGGTCACTATCCCCGCAATCGAGGGTGTCCGTCTTATCGGGCAGGACGGTGACGAGATCTCGTTTGCTGCGGAGAACGGGAAAGAGGCTCTGCCGCTCATTGCGGGAGCTTTTTCCGACAATGGCATGGTCATCCGGTCGCTCTCGCTCCGCGAGCCCAGCCTGGACGACGTCTTCCTCCACGCCGTGGGGAACCAGGACGAGCCCCGGTCCTTCAACGACCAGCAGTTCCGGACCATGCTGCGGAGGCGCAAATGA
- the cobN gene encoding cobaltochelatase subunit CobN yields the protein MKITSIMWGSYAPVLKRAAEASGIDCAIYPTRVLEDLPEKRDEAIASMRQSDVILVYHTSDMFWEQVDREIAIIRETVPVISLGPDPSFWTQSTVESEIVTTCHRYITNNGDENFANLLRYIEKEISGKDCPVAPPADVPWEGLYHPDAPGAFANPADYLAWYGERDLGKYRVGLVFSRTSWAAGNVTLEDALIRSLEAEGLSVIPVFTYAIRDDALGARGMTEVVSEYLFRNGVPVVNAIVKLIPFLFGSVRDNTSGRSLTSGGIGFLRAAGIPVFSPVVSMYMTLDQWQASEGLSMDVGWAVALPEFEGTIEPVFIGTSRSEEGGGKTREAVPDRCRKIAARVRQWISLAKKPASDRRVAFILNNNPCAGIEANIGGGSNLDTLESLVRILTKMAGAGYTVSVPASGKDLVEQIQRKKAISEFRWTTTRDIVANGGALARMDLVTYLQYFHSLPAPVQQRVNDTWGEPPGEGMVLDGTLLITGLSLGNATVHVQPKRGCYGSRCDGTVCKILHDPKCPPPHQYLATYYWIQQIHKADVIVHVGTHGSLEFLPGKGVGLSQECFPDIVAGTAPFLYIYNSDNPAEGTIAKRRGYAVIVDHMQTVMTGSGLYEGLEEIDTILTEYETTKNDPARAHALQHQLSDALVRANLDRDMHLDRGMPLSIMVAKAHEALSKIRNTRIQSGMHIFGELPSGDRCVEFISSIIRFDTGDSSPRRIIAKVLGFDLTGLLTGQDRYSDELCLSYGAILEQVDLELDRFVASVLDRPVCPVALIFGRRIPNGDVEALDALRARIIDINRRIDESDETGSLLHGMDGRYIPAGPSGQITRGHEDVLPTGRNFYSLDPYRVPTQAAWRVGQRLADALIEKYSREEGKIPENVAFYWMAGDIMASDGEMFAEMLWLLGVRPVWQKNGQVKSFEIIPLHKLGHPRIDITVRTTGILRDNFANCYELLDDAVRAVAALDEPLEKNFVRRHVQKSMAEDGSVLRDATLRIFSSRPGSYASGVNLAVLASAWKTQADLADIFVAYNGYAYGRDVQGKDAHGQLASALSTVSVTFNKVQSDEHDLLGCCCYFGTHGGFTAAARHYSGNEVKPYYGDTREPENVEVRDLADEIRRVVRTKLLNPKWIDGMKDHGYKGASDIMKRVTRVYGWSASTQEVDDWIFNEIADTFVNSGEMREFFEENNPHALEEIARRLLEASQRSLWDADPHVLDELKKNYLEIESWMEDQSGQGDFQGGNVDIVTPDDNALWGSAMKDLMDKVHAKHSR from the coding sequence ATGAAAATCACTTCGATCATGTGGGGGTCGTATGCCCCGGTACTCAAACGCGCAGCAGAAGCCAGTGGCATAGACTGCGCCATCTATCCGACCCGGGTACTGGAAGACCTTCCTGAAAAAAGGGACGAGGCGATCGCGTCCATGAGACAGTCGGACGTCATTCTCGTGTACCATACGTCCGATATGTTCTGGGAGCAGGTGGACCGGGAGATCGCAATAATACGCGAGACGGTACCGGTCATCTCGCTCGGTCCCGATCCCTCGTTCTGGACGCAGTCGACCGTTGAGTCGGAGATCGTGACCACCTGCCACCGGTACATCACCAATAACGGCGATGAAAATTTCGCAAATCTTCTCCGGTATATTGAAAAAGAGATCTCTGGAAAAGACTGCCCTGTCGCCCCTCCGGCCGATGTTCCCTGGGAAGGACTGTACCATCCCGATGCACCCGGGGCATTTGCAAATCCTGCCGACTATCTTGCCTGGTACGGCGAGCGCGATTTAGGAAAATACCGGGTCGGCCTGGTCTTTTCCCGGACCTCCTGGGCTGCCGGAAATGTTACCCTTGAAGATGCGCTCATCCGCAGCCTCGAAGCGGAGGGTCTCTCGGTCATACCGGTCTTCACGTATGCCATCCGGGACGATGCCCTGGGCGCCCGCGGGATGACCGAGGTGGTCTCGGAGTACCTGTTCAGGAACGGCGTCCCCGTTGTCAACGCTATTGTCAAGCTCATCCCGTTCCTCTTTGGATCGGTGAGGGACAATACCTCTGGCAGGTCCCTTACATCGGGAGGCATCGGCTTTCTCCGGGCAGCAGGAATCCCGGTCTTCTCTCCGGTGGTCTCCATGTACATGACCCTTGATCAGTGGCAGGCCTCGGAGGGACTCTCCATGGATGTCGGGTGGGCGGTTGCGCTCCCTGAGTTCGAAGGCACAATCGAGCCGGTCTTCATCGGCACGAGCCGGAGCGAAGAGGGTGGCGGGAAGACCCGGGAAGCCGTTCCGGACCGGTGCAGGAAGATCGCAGCCAGGGTCCGGCAATGGATCAGCCTTGCCAAAAAACCCGCCAGCGATCGCAGGGTTGCGTTCATCCTCAACAACAACCCGTGCGCCGGGATCGAGGCGAATATCGGCGGAGGCTCCAATCTCGACACGCTCGAAAGTCTTGTGCGGATCTTAACGAAGATGGCCGGCGCCGGATACACCGTATCAGTTCCGGCATCCGGTAAGGATCTTGTTGAACAGATCCAGAGAAAAAAAGCGATCTCGGAATTCCGGTGGACAACAACCCGGGATATCGTTGCAAACGGCGGGGCCCTTGCAAGGATGGATCTTGTCACCTATCTGCAATATTTTCATTCGCTTCCGGCTCCGGTGCAGCAGCGGGTGAACGATACCTGGGGAGAACCCCCCGGCGAGGGGATGGTCCTTGACGGAACCCTGCTGATCACCGGCCTGTCGCTTGGCAATGCCACGGTACACGTCCAGCCAAAGCGCGGGTGCTATGGCTCGCGGTGCGATGGCACGGTCTGCAAGATCCTCCACGATCCCAAGTGTCCCCCGCCCCACCAGTACCTTGCAACATATTACTGGATCCAGCAGATCCACAAGGCAGATGTCATCGTCCACGTGGGGACGCACGGCAGCCTTGAATTCCTGCCGGGCAAAGGGGTGGGCCTCTCGCAGGAATGCTTCCCAGATATCGTTGCAGGCACGGCCCCGTTCCTGTACATCTACAATTCCGACAACCCTGCCGAGGGAACGATTGCAAAAAGGCGGGGTTATGCGGTAATCGTCGACCACATGCAGACCGTCATGACCGGCAGCGGATTGTACGAGGGGCTCGAAGAGATCGACACCATTCTTACCGAGTACGAGACCACAAAGAACGATCCCGCCCGGGCCCATGCACTTCAGCACCAGCTCAGCGATGCCCTTGTCCGGGCAAACCTTGATCGGGACATGCACCTGGATCGCGGGATGCCTCTTTCCATCATGGTTGCAAAAGCCCACGAAGCTCTTTCGAAGATCCGCAACACCCGGATCCAGTCGGGGATGCACATCTTCGGCGAACTTCCTTCGGGCGATCGCTGTGTTGAATTCATCAGCTCCATCATCCGATTCGATACCGGTGACTCGTCCCCCCGCCGGATTATTGCAAAAGTCCTGGGATTCGATCTGACAGGCCTGCTCACCGGCCAGGATCGTTATTCCGACGAACTCTGCCTGTCCTATGGGGCGATCCTCGAACAGGTCGACCTGGAACTGGACCGGTTCGTTGCATCCGTGCTGGACCGGCCTGTCTGTCCCGTTGCCCTGATCTTCGGGAGGCGGATCCCGAACGGGGATGTCGAAGCCCTGGACGCTCTCCGGGCCCGTATAATCGATATCAACCGGCGGATCGATGAGTCGGATGAGACCGGATCCCTCCTGCACGGGATGGACGGCCGGTATATACCGGCAGGGCCATCCGGCCAGATCACCCGCGGGCACGAGGACGTGCTCCCGACCGGCCGGAATTTCTATTCGCTCGACCCGTACCGCGTCCCCACCCAGGCCGCGTGGCGGGTGGGCCAGCGCCTTGCCGATGCCCTTATTGAGAAATATTCCCGGGAAGAAGGAAAGATTCCCGAGAATGTGGCATTTTACTGGATGGCCGGCGACATCATGGCGTCGGATGGCGAGATGTTTGCCGAGATGCTCTGGCTCCTTGGAGTCCGGCCGGTCTGGCAGAAGAACGGCCAGGTGAAATCATTCGAGATAATCCCGCTCCACAAGCTCGGCCACCCCCGTATCGATATAACGGTCAGGACCACCGGTATCCTCCGGGACAATTTTGCCAACTGCTATGAACTGCTCGACGATGCAGTCCGGGCTGTGGCAGCGCTTGACGAGCCTTTGGAAAAGAATTTCGTGCGCCGGCACGTGCAGAAGTCAATGGCGGAAGACGGATCCGTGCTCCGGGATGCCACGCTCCGCATCTTCTCCTCCCGGCCCGGCTCGTACGCAAGCGGCGTGAACCTCGCGGTGCTTGCCAGCGCCTGGAAGACCCAGGCCGATCTTGCCGACATCTTTGTCGCCTACAACGGGTATGCCTATGGCCGGGATGTGCAGGGAAAGGATGCCCACGGTCAGCTGGCATCTGCCTTGTCGACCGTCTCGGTCACGTTCAACAAGGTCCAGTCCGACGAGCACGATCTCCTTGGCTGCTGCTGTTATTTCGGCACCCACGGAGGATTCACGGCCGCAGCCCGCCATTATTCCGGCAACGAGGTGAAGCCCTATTACGGGGATACCCGCGAGCCAGAGAACGTTGAAGTCCGGGACCTTGCCGACGAGATCCGCAGAGTTGTCCGGACAAAACTCTTAAACCCGAAGTGGATCGACGGCATGAAGGACCACGGGTACAAGGGCGCTTCCGATATCATGAAACGGGTGACCCGCGTGTACGGCTGGTCCGCCTCCACGCAGGAAGTCGACGACTGGATCTTCAACGAGATCGCCGACACGTTTGTCAATAGCGGGGAGATGCGGGAGTTTTTTGAGGAGAACAATCCCCATGCACTCGAAGAGATCGCAAGACGGCTCCTGGAAGCCAGCCAGCGCAGCCTCTGGGATGCCGATCCCCACGTGCTCGATGAGCTCAAAAAGAACTATCTGGAGATCGAGTCCTGGATGGAAGACCAGTCCGGCCAGGGCGATTTCCAGGGGGGCAACGTGGATATCGTTACTCCGGATGACAATGCCCTGTGGGGAAGCGCCATGAAGGATCTCATGGACAAAGTGCACGCAAAACATTCACGATGA
- a CDS encoding putative cobaltochelatase → MNYSETIYPFSAIVGQEQMKKALIFNAINPGIGGVLIRGEKGTAKSTAARALVRLLPEKCVAEGCLFGCDPRDTRHMCRECREKQPGPKSRRAPMKVVELPISATEDKVVGSLDIGHALKSGEKKFEPGILAEANRNILYVDEVNLLNDHIVDVLLDAAAMGTNFIEREGVSYTHPSSFILIGTMNPEEGELRPQLLDRFGLCVDIEGIRDVETRIDVIKRRQAYESDPETFIHGWDAEEQELRSRILIAKELLSRVSMPDDILRMIAQICIDMAVDGHRADITMMKTAATIAAWNNRTVVDEDDVREAANLVLSHRMRRRPFSDQQMDHKKMEESIQNSKKEQKSPDRKNEQHDHPHPEEKPVPDSSATTAAPEGSPFGIDQQKIALPHRADSVRREGDGKRSTTESRDGRYVRSRVMETPHADIALDATLRAAAPFQNGRKGSLAIKIEPSDLREKVRERKTANTILFVVDASGSMGAEQRMTAVKGAILSLLIDAYQKRDRVGLVAFRGSGAELLLPPTSSIELARKYMQTLPVGGKTPLAHGLLKGFEVLQREQAIHRNTIPRLILVSDGKANVGMGTRSPLEDAKAAASQIREEGIPSLVIDSEQNFLSFGLARTLSEELGARYIRLEDLEAGELAGLVKGIGM, encoded by the coding sequence ATGAATTATTCCGAGACCATCTACCCGTTTTCAGCAATTGTCGGCCAGGAGCAGATGAAAAAAGCCCTGATCTTCAATGCCATCAATCCCGGGATCGGCGGCGTCCTGATCCGGGGCGAGAAAGGCACGGCCAAGTCCACGGCAGCCCGGGCGCTCGTCCGGCTTCTCCCGGAAAAGTGCGTTGCAGAGGGGTGCCTCTTCGGGTGCGATCCCCGGGATACCAGACACATGTGCCGGGAGTGCAGGGAGAAACAGCCGGGACCAAAATCCAGGAGGGCTCCCATGAAAGTGGTCGAGCTCCCGATCAGCGCAACGGAGGACAAGGTTGTTGGAAGCCTCGACATCGGCCATGCCCTGAAAAGCGGGGAGAAGAAGTTTGAGCCGGGTATTCTTGCAGAAGCCAACCGGAACATCCTCTACGTGGACGAGGTGAACCTCCTGAACGATCACATCGTGGACGTCCTTCTCGATGCAGCCGCTATGGGGACGAACTTCATCGAGCGGGAGGGGGTCTCCTACACTCACCCGTCGTCATTCATCCTGATCGGCACCATGAACCCGGAGGAGGGGGAGCTCCGGCCCCAGCTCCTCGACCGGTTCGGCCTCTGCGTGGACATCGAAGGAATCCGGGATGTGGAGACCCGTATCGACGTCATAAAGAGAAGGCAGGCGTACGAGAGCGATCCGGAGACATTCATACATGGATGGGATGCAGAGGAGCAGGAACTCCGCTCGCGTATCCTCATCGCAAAGGAACTCCTTTCCCGGGTCAGCATGCCGGACGATATCCTCCGGATGATCGCACAGATCTGCATCGATATGGCAGTCGACGGCCACCGGGCAGACATAACGATGATGAAGACCGCTGCAACGATAGCGGCCTGGAACAACCGGACCGTGGTGGACGAGGACGATGTTCGGGAAGCGGCAAATCTCGTCCTCTCCCACCGCATGCGGCGCAGGCCGTTCTCGGACCAGCAGATGGATCACAAGAAGATGGAGGAGTCCATCCAGAATTCGAAAAAAGAGCAGAAATCCCCGGACCGGAAGAACGAACAGCACGATCACCCGCACCCGGAGGAGAAACCGGTGCCGGACAGCTCGGCAACGACCGCAGCTCCCGAGGGATCGCCGTTTGGCATCGACCAGCAGAAGATAGCGCTCCCGCATCGCGCGGACTCTGTCAGGCGGGAGGGAGACGGGAAGAGAAGCACAACCGAATCCCGGGACGGACGGTATGTCCGGAGCCGGGTTATGGAAACCCCGCATGCAGATATCGCGCTCGATGCAACGCTGCGGGCTGCCGCCCCGTTCCAGAACGGGCGGAAAGGATCCCTTGCAATAAAGATCGAGCCCTCTGATCTGCGCGAGAAAGTCCGTGAGCGGAAGACCGCAAACACGATCCTCTTTGTGGTCGATGCGAGCGGCAGCATGGGAGCTGAGCAGCGGATGACCGCGGTCAAAGGTGCCATCCTCTCGCTCCTGATCGATGCCTACCAGAAGCGGGACCGGGTGGGGCTCGTGGCATTCCGGGGCTCCGGTGCCGAACTCCTCCTGCCGCCCACCTCGAGCATTGAACTTGCCCGGAAATACATGCAGACACTCCCGGTCGGGGGAAAGACTCCCCTTGCCCACGGCCTTCTCAAGGGTTTTGAAGTTTTGCAGCGGGAGCAGGCCATCCACCGCAATACAATTCCACGGCTTATCCTGGTCTCGGACGGGAAGGCGAACGTGGGCATGGGAACCCGGTCTCCGCTTGAGGATGCAAAAGCCGCAGCCTCCCAGATCCGCGAGGAGGGCATCCCCTCGCTCGTCATCGATTCCGAACAGAATTTCCTCTCGTTCGGCCTTGCCCGGACCCTTTCCGAAGAGCTTGGCGCCCGGTACATCCGGCTCGAAGACCTGGAGGCCGGAGAGCTTGCCGGTCTTGTAAAAGGCATCGGGATGTAG
- a CDS encoding iron ABC transporter permease codes for MATDAPVDTRDRTTVHTLYHAGSTRRIALIGILTIIVIVSAILSAGIGTIPITPEDTILAIAHPPAAAFNEILARNLPAGSSVMSGILAVIPAPKNPQAELIVTGFRLPRIFLAILTGASLAVAGAVMQGLLRNPLVSPFTLGLSSAASFGAAIAIVIGPGIAGAWFLLGDDIFIVILAFLFGWLSMLLVYWISRSRGTNQSTLILAGVVIGYLFTAGVMALKYMTSNDKLRDIVVWLMGGMWGASWTAVLLLLPLCLICFILLEQRAWDLNALAAGDDVAKNLGIDVKKFRLTGLMICTFAASCCMAFTGIIGFVGLMAPHICRMFIGNDHRYLIPCSALLGAAILLISDTAARTIMSPVEIPVGIIMYIIGGIFFLFLIMRSKGRGLY; via the coding sequence ATGGCAACCGACGCACCAGTGGATACCCGGGACAGGACAACCGTACATACCCTGTACCATGCCGGCAGTACACGGCGCATTGCCCTGATAGGGATCCTGACCATAATTGTCATTGTCTCCGCGATCCTCTCCGCCGGGATCGGGACCATTCCCATCACGCCTGAGGATACGATCCTTGCGATTGCCCACCCGCCGGCAGCAGCATTCAATGAGATCCTTGCCCGAAACCTGCCGGCAGGATCTTCGGTAATGTCCGGTATACTGGCAGTCATCCCCGCCCCAAAAAATCCCCAGGCCGAGCTGATCGTTACCGGGTTCCGCCTGCCCCGGATCTTTCTTGCCATTCTCACCGGGGCAAGCCTGGCGGTTGCAGGCGCCGTGATGCAGGGGCTCCTGCGCAACCCGCTTGTCAGCCCGTTCACGCTAGGCCTCTCCTCCGCAGCATCGTTCGGTGCGGCCATCGCAATCGTCATCGGGCCGGGCATTGCCGGGGCATGGTTCCTTCTTGGGGACGACATCTTCATCGTCATTTTGGCATTTCTTTTCGGCTGGCTCTCCATGCTCCTCGTGTACTGGATCTCCCGGTCCCGGGGAACCAACCAGTCGACCCTGATCCTTGCAGGCGTTGTCATCGGGTACCTGTTCACGGCTGGGGTCATGGCCCTCAAGTACATGACGAGCAACGACAAGCTCCGCGACATCGTGGTCTGGCTGATGGGCGGGATGTGGGGTGCGAGCTGGACTGCCGTCCTTTTGCTGCTCCCGCTCTGCCTCATCTGCTTCATCCTTCTCGAACAAAGGGCCTGGGATCTCAACGCCCTCGCGGCCGGCGACGATGTTGCAAAGAACCTCGGCATCGATGTGAAAAAATTCCGCCTCACCGGCCTGATGATCTGTACGTTTGCCGCCTCCTGCTGCATGGCATTTACCGGCATCATCGGCTTTGTCGGGCTCATGGCGCCGCACATCTGCCGGATGTTCATCGGAAACGATCACCGGTACCTCATCCCCTGTTCTGCACTTCTCGGGGCAGCCATACTCCTCATCTCCGATACGGCGGCAAGGACCATCATGAGCCCGGTTGAGATCCCGGTCGGCATCATCATGTACATCATCGGGGGGATCTTCTTCCTCTTCTTAATCATGCGATCAAAAGGGCGGGGCCTGTACTAG
- a CDS encoding ABC transporter ATP-binding protein: protein MELSVEHLTKEFESIRVLEDISFALGSGRILALIGPNGSGKSTLIKNLTLIHEPTAGSIALDGEDIRRIDPIDLSMKIGYVPQHFTYTLYSTVFETVLLGRRRYIRWSVSEEELSRVQAALDALGMGDMAGKYMDQLSGGERQKVFIARALAQNPALYLFDEPTSALDIRYQIEVMETMRRITLEEHSSLIVAMHDLNLAYRYADEVLVLSHGRMVGFGKPHEILTPECIRKVYGVESVIAENEYGKFILPVRVL, encoded by the coding sequence ATGGAACTTTCCGTAGAACACTTAACCAAGGAATTTGAATCGATCAGGGTGCTTGAGGATATCTCGTTTGCACTCGGGAGCGGGAGGATCCTTGCCCTGATCGGCCCGAACGGCTCGGGCAAATCCACGCTCATCAAAAACCTGACCCTGATCCACGAGCCAACAGCGGGATCGATCGCGCTTGACGGGGAGGACATCCGCCGGATCGATCCCATAGATCTCTCCATGAAGATCGGATATGTCCCCCAGCATTTCACCTATACCCTCTACTCCACGGTCTTCGAGACGGTCCTGCTCGGGAGACGGAGGTACATCCGGTGGTCGGTCTCCGAGGAGGAACTCTCCCGCGTCCAGGCCGCGCTCGATGCCCTTGGCATGGGGGATATGGCAGGGAAATACATGGACCAGCTCTCGGGGGGCGAACGCCAGAAAGTGTTCATCGCCCGGGCCCTTGCCCAGAATCCCGCCCTCTATCTCTTCGACGAACCGACCAGCGCGCTCGATATCCGGTACCAGATCGAAGTGATGGAGACGATGCGGAGGATCACGCTCGAAGAGCACTCCTCCCTGATAGTCGCAATGCACGATCTCAATCTCGCGTACCGGTACGCGGACGAAGTCCTCGTCCTCAGTCACGGGCGGATGGTCGGTTTCGGAAAACCTCACGAGATCCTGACGCCGGAATGCATCCGGAAGGTTTACGGCGTCGAATCGGTCATCGCCGAGAACGAGTACGGGAAGTTCATCCTGCCAGTGAGAGTACTATAA